From the genome of Bacteroidota bacterium:
CAGAGACCCTTGCTTGGAAAAAGTTGAGCGCGCATGCGCAGGAGATGCAATCCGTGCAGATGAAATCCCTCTTTGCAGCCGATGCGAAACGTTTTGATCGCTTGTCCATTTCCTTTGGCGAATTGCTGTTGGACTACTCCAAAAATATCGTCACCGACGAAACCCTCAGCCTTTTACAATCCCTCGCCACCGAATGCGACCTTGCCGCAGCCATTGAAGCGATGTTTGGAGGCCAAGCCATCAATGAAACCGAAAACCGCGCGGTCTTGCATACCGCCTTGCGCGACTTCAGTTCGCCAAACTTGTTTTTGGACGGCCATGACATCTTGCCCGACATTCGCAGCGTGCAACAGCAGATGCAAAACTTTTGCGCAAAAGTCCATGACGGCAGTTGGACGGGCTATACCGGCAAACGTATCCGCAATATCGTGAACATCGGCATCGGCGGCAGCGACCTCGGTCCGGTGATGGTCACCGAGGCCCTCAAACCCTATTGGATCGACGGCATTCACGCGTTTTTTGTATCCAATGTCGATGGCAGCCATATTGCGGAGACCCTCAAACAGGTCAATCCCGAGGAAACGCTGTTCCTGATCGCCTCCAAAACATTTACCACGCAAGAAACCATGGCCAATGCCCATACTGCGCGGGAATGGTTTTTGCGTAGTGCCATTGATCCTCAGTGGGTAGCAAAGCACTTTGTTGCGCTTTCGACGAATGAAAAGGAGGTTACGAAGTTTGGGATTGCGCCGGAAAATATGTTTGGCTTCTGGGATTGGGTCGGCGGACGCTACAGCTTGTGGAGCGCAATTGGCCTTTCGATTGCCTTGACAATCGGCTATGATCGCTTTGAAGCCTTGTTGCAAGGTGCCCACGCCACCGATCAACATTTTCGCAAGGCACAGTATGACCGCAATATCCCTGTGATTTTGGCATTGCTCGGCATCTGGTACAACAATTTTATTGGTGCGACCACGGAGGCGATTTTACCCTACGATCAGTACCTGCACCGCTTTGCAGCCTATTTTCAGCAGGGAAACATGGAAAGCAACGGCAAACAGGTTGACCGCAATGGCAATCCCGTAACCTATGCAACAGGGCCGATCGTTTGGGGTGAACCAGGGACGAACGGGCAGCATGCATTTTATCAGCTCATCCACCAAGGCATGCATTTGATTCCTTGCGATTTCATAGCGCCCGCCCGCAGCCACAATCCGATTGGAGACCATCACGCCATCTTAATGTCCAATTTCCTAGCGCAATCAGAGGCTTTGATGAACGGCAAATCTGAAGAGGAAGTCGCCGCTGAATTGGCTGGCATGGACGAAGCCGCGCGAAAGAAGTTGTTGCCATTCAAGGTTTTTGAAGGCAATCGCCCGAGCAATACGATTCTCCTGAAACAGATGACGCCCTACAACCTTGGCGCCTTGATCGCCATTTATGAACATAAGATCTTCGTGCAAGGCATCTTATGGAACATCTTCAGTTTTGACCAATGGGGCGTCGAACTCGGCAAAAAGCTCGCCTCCAAAATCCTCTCCGAATTAAAAGGCGAAAGCGATCCTGCTGCGCACGATTCCTCCACCAATGGGTTGATGGCGGCTTTGAAGACGTGGCGTAATTAGGTCAGGGAATAAATCCTGGATCCATTCGCAGACTCAAATTTTAATGCGCTACCACCAATGAGTGTGTGACAGACTTTCCGCCTGCGGTAATCTGTACACGATAAATCGCTGCTTCGAGCTTGTCGGTGCCCAAAACCCATTCGTTTTCGCCCGCATCTAGGGTTCGGACTTCCGATTGAACCACCTTGCCCGTCACGTCAATCACCCGCACGATTGCCTGCTGATCCACAAGGCTGTACACAAAAAGTTCGGCGCCGATGTCTGCCGGATTGGGGAAGATGTTTTTGAGCACGAAGTTTTCGCCAGTGGTGCTGTAAAGCAGTTGACGCACTTCGGAATAGGTGACTTCGCCATTTTGGTCATTGATCGCGAGGCGGTAATACCAAAGTCCTTCCGGCAGGTCTTCTTCCTCCATTTGGTATTGTTGGAAGCTGCCATTTGCACCTGTTGCAGGGAGCGTTTGAATGTTTTGGAAATCCATATCGGGTCCAGCGCGTTGAACGGTGTAGCTGTCAAGGTTGATTTCTTGGGATGACTGCCAGCTGATCGTGGCTTTGTTTCCGTCAAGTTGTGCGCCAAATTGTTGAAGTTCCACAGGCAAAATGACACTCAGCAAGTTGTCCATCCCGATGGAAGGCCATGACGACCCGACGCCCGGGTGTACACGGATCACAAATCTGCTCCAGCTTGAGGTCGGTGTAAATACGGCATTATAGGTTTGCCAGCCTGAGTGTGTGAAGTTGCCCGATGTCCAGAGCAGTTGGGTAAACGCGCAATTGCTCGCTCCGCCGTAAATGTTCACGATCGCACCACCATTCCAGTTGACGTTGTAAATGGCGAGGTTGGCAAGCTTGAAATTGATGGCATAAGGCGTGCCGGCGACCATCGCGACGGGAAGTGTTTGGCCTGTACTTTCTTGGGTGCCAGGACTGCTGACTAAAAACACCATGCCCAAATAAGAAACACCATGGGCGGGCGCCAGCGTCACTCCCCAGCAACCCGGTTGGGTATCCGGCG
Proteins encoded in this window:
- a CDS encoding T9SS type A sorting domain-containing protein, with protein sequence MKHLLLFLGLLLSGSLMAQMTWTNPSFEGSPPGSSIPPPSWPGCQGSPDTQPGCWGVTLAPAHGVSYLGMVFLVSSPGTQESTGQTLPVAMVAGTPYAINFKLANLAIYNVNWNGGAIVNIYGGASNCAFTQLLWTSGNFTHSGWQTYNAVFTPTSSWSRFVIRVHPGVGSSWPSIGMDNLLSVILPVELQQFGAQLDGNKATISWQSSQEINLDSYTVQRAGPDMDFQNIQTLPATGANGSFQQYQMEEEDLPEGLWYYRLAINDQNGEVTYSEVRQLLYSTTGENFVLKNIFPNPADIGAELFVYSLVDQQAIVRVIDVTGKVVQSEVRTLDAGENEWVLGTDKLEAAIYRVQITAGGKSVTHSLVVAH
- the pgi gene encoding glucose-6-phosphate isomerase gives rise to the protein MLPKKNPTETLAWKKLSAHAQEMQSVQMKSLFAADAKRFDRLSISFGELLLDYSKNIVTDETLSLLQSLATECDLAAAIEAMFGGQAINETENRAVLHTALRDFSSPNLFLDGHDILPDIRSVQQQMQNFCAKVHDGSWTGYTGKRIRNIVNIGIGGSDLGPVMVTEALKPYWIDGIHAFFVSNVDGSHIAETLKQVNPEETLFLIASKTFTTQETMANAHTAREWFLRSAIDPQWVAKHFVALSTNEKEVTKFGIAPENMFGFWDWVGGRYSLWSAIGLSIALTIGYDRFEALLQGAHATDQHFRKAQYDRNIPVILALLGIWYNNFIGATTEAILPYDQYLHRFAAYFQQGNMESNGKQVDRNGNPVTYATGPIVWGEPGTNGQHAFYQLIHQGMHLIPCDFIAPARSHNPIGDHHAILMSNFLAQSEALMNGKSEEEVAAELAGMDEAARKKLLPFKVFEGNRPSNTILLKQMTPYNLGALIAIYEHKIFVQGILWNIFSFDQWGVELGKKLASKILSELKGESDPAAHDSSTNGLMAALKTWRN